A single window of Vibrio campbellii CAIM 519 = NBRC 15631 = ATCC 25920 DNA harbors:
- a CDS encoding MBL fold metallo-hydrolase yields MGTSMISCSNVDTEKAPTYPDKFANTELEYKSSLGDMFGIMKAYFTTERANPTPTIEIPVNAMTATQLLEEQDDVIYRLGHSSVLMKLDGKLVMTDPVFSDRASPVQWAGPKRFHQTPITLQDLPSIDVVVISHDHYDHLDKASIKELGDKVGTFLVPLKVGQLLVNWGVPKERVVELDWWESHSVDGIEYTLTPTQHFSGRGLTDRDTTLWGSWVINAQQNKVFFSGDSGYFNGFKEIGERYGPFDFTMIETGAYNDLWSDIHMFPEQSVQAHIDVQGKVMMPIHNSTFDLSMHDWNEPMQRALDISEERGVTLVSPEIGQRLALAEPQPVKAWWQ; encoded by the coding sequence ATGGGTACATCAATGATTTCTTGTTCTAATGTTGATACTGAAAAAGCGCCAACATACCCGGACAAATTTGCAAACACCGAGTTGGAATACAAAAGCAGTTTGGGCGATATGTTCGGTATCATGAAAGCTTATTTCACAACTGAGCGTGCGAATCCAACCCCAACAATTGAAATTCCAGTGAATGCGATGACTGCGACACAACTACTAGAAGAACAAGATGACGTCATATACCGTCTTGGTCATTCGAGCGTGTTGATGAAGCTTGATGGTAAGTTGGTGATGACCGATCCTGTCTTTAGTGACCGAGCATCTCCTGTCCAATGGGCAGGACCAAAGCGTTTCCACCAAACACCAATCACTTTGCAAGATTTGCCAAGTATCGATGTCGTGGTGATCAGCCATGACCATTACGACCATCTAGATAAAGCCTCGATTAAAGAGCTTGGTGACAAGGTTGGAACTTTCTTGGTGCCTTTGAAAGTGGGGCAATTACTGGTGAACTGGGGCGTGCCTAAGGAAAGAGTGGTCGAGCTAGATTGGTGGGAGTCACATTCTGTCGACGGTATTGAATATACACTGACTCCGACTCAGCACTTCTCTGGTCGAGGTTTGACAGACCGCGATACGACGCTGTGGGGCAGTTGGGTTATCAACGCACAGCAAAATAAAGTGTTCTTTAGCGGTGATTCAGGTTACTTCAATGGCTTTAAAGAGATTGGTGAAAGGTACGGTCCATTCGATTTCACAATGATTGAAACGGGCGCATACAATGACCTTTGGTCAGATATTCACATGTTCCCGGAGCAGAGTGTCCAGGCACACATTGATGTGCAGGGTAAAGTGATGATGCCAATTCATAACAGTACATTTGATTTGTCAATGCACGATTGGAATGAACCAATGCAACGTGCGTTAGACATCAGTGAAGAACGTGGTGTGACTTTAGTTAGCCCTGAGATTGGGCAACGTTTGGCGCTTGCTGAGCCTCAGCCAGTTAAGGCGTGGTGGCAATAA
- the emrD gene encoding multidrug efflux MFS transporter EmrD, with product MSASFPLAKLTFLIAILTAVGQMTQTMYVPSIGHMAGEFLVSASSLQAVMACYLIPYGLSQFVYGTLSDRLGRKPIIVAGLIIYILGTLVALFAHEYEWFLAGSFIQGLGIGCGGAMSRTLTRDCFEGAELHRANSLISMCVIFSPLMAPVLGGYLTEAFGWRSSYLFLALFGIAVVITMMTSMMETLPKERRKHESVAKSYKFVLSDKRFQGFLLVLVATFAGVAVFEAAAGVLLGGVLGLPATTVSLLFVLPIPGYLVGAGLSSYIAQRRSERRALNVGLVAILVGSAVVLIPGLFGLTTALTLIGGATIYFLGAGILFPAATTGALSPFPYHAGTGGAILGGMQNLGAGIATLLASFFPAQDQMPLGCLMMAMSIIAMLGLRWVNRKHDHSNEMPLAI from the coding sequence ATGTCCGCCTCGTTTCCATTAGCGAAACTTACCTTTTTAATCGCAATTCTGACTGCCGTAGGTCAAATGACTCAAACGATGTACGTGCCTTCTATTGGTCATATGGCGGGTGAGTTCTTGGTATCAGCGTCGTCACTTCAAGCTGTGATGGCCTGTTACCTGATCCCTTACGGTCTGTCGCAGTTTGTGTACGGCACACTGTCTGATCGCCTTGGTCGCAAACCAATCATCGTTGCGGGTTTGATCATCTACATTCTTGGTACTTTGGTGGCGCTATTTGCTCATGAGTACGAATGGTTTCTAGCGGGTAGCTTTATCCAAGGTTTGGGTATCGGTTGTGGCGGTGCGATGTCTCGTACACTGACTCGTGACTGTTTTGAAGGCGCAGAACTGCACCGTGCAAACAGCTTGATCAGCATGTGTGTAATTTTCTCGCCATTGATGGCCCCTGTACTAGGCGGTTACCTAACTGAAGCTTTCGGTTGGCGCTCTAGCTACTTATTCCTTGCTCTGTTTGGTATCGCAGTAGTGATCACCATGATGACAAGCATGATGGAAACTTTGCCGAAAGAGCGTCGCAAACATGAATCTGTGGCAAAGAGCTACAAGTTCGTACTGTCAGACAAACGCTTCCAAGGTTTCTTGCTGGTATTGGTGGCAACGTTCGCAGGAGTAGCCGTATTTGAAGCAGCGGCTGGGGTGCTACTAGGTGGCGTACTTGGTTTACCAGCAACCACAGTAAGCTTGCTGTTTGTCTTGCCGATTCCGGGTTACCTAGTCGGCGCAGGCTTATCGAGCTACATTGCACAACGTCGCTCTGAACGCCGTGCTCTGAACGTTGGTCTAGTCGCGATCTTAGTTGGCTCTGCTGTCGTGTTAATTCCAGGTCTGTTTGGTCTAACAACGGCATTGACCCTGATTGGCGGCGCAACCATTTACTTCTTGGGCGCTGGCATTTTGTTCCCAGCGGCAACAACCGGTGCACTTTCACCATTTCCATACCATGCAGGTACTGGTGGTGCGATTTTAGGTGGAATGCAGAACCTAGGTGCGGGTATCGCGACGTTATTGGCTTCGTTCTTCCCAGCACAAGATCAAATGCCACTTGGTTGTTTGATGATGGCAATGTCGATCATCGCCATGCTTGGTCTACGCTGGGTTAATCGTAAGCACGACCATTCAAACGAAATGCCACTGGCGATCTAA
- the speA gene encoding arginine decarboxylase codes for MEKATKLDRIRADYNVHYWSQGFYGIDDQGEVYVSPRSDRAHQIPFSAIVNELEAKQLNLPVLVRFPQILHQRVHGICQAFNQAIEEYQYPNKYLLVYPIKVNQQREVVDEILASQAQLENKQLGLEAGSKPELLAVLALAQQGSSVIVCNGYKDREYVRLALIGEKLGHKVFIVLEKLSELDLVLEEAKSLGVTPRLGLRIRLASQGAGKWQASGGEKSKFGLSASQVLSVIDRLKREDQLDTMQLVHFHLGSQMANIRDVRNGVNESARFYCELRAMGANIDYFDVGGGLAVDYDGTRSQSSNSMNYGLAEYARNIVNTVGDVCQQYEQPMPVIISESGRSLTAHHAVLISNVIGTETYQPEEVFEPAVDAPFLLQNMWRNWENLQDGTDARALIEIYNDTQSDLAEVHSQFATGVLNLEQRAWAEQLSLRIYFELSRQMSTKNRFHRPILDELSERLADKFFVNFSLFQSLPDAWGIDQVFPVLPLSGLGDVEERRAVMLDITCDSDGVIDHYVDGQGIESTLPVPAWSKDKPYLMGFFLVGAYQEILGDMHNLFGDTHSAVVNVDEEGQFEISYINEGDSVEDMMRYVHIDVDAIRDNYKQLVSARVKASEQEQILAELEQGLAGYTYLEDF; via the coding sequence TTGGAAAAAGCAACTAAATTAGACCGCATCCGCGCGGACTACAACGTTCACTACTGGAGCCAAGGCTTCTACGGAATTGATGACCAAGGCGAGGTATACGTATCTCCTCGTAGTGACCGTGCACACCAAATCCCTTTCAGTGCGATTGTTAATGAGCTAGAAGCTAAGCAGTTGAACCTGCCTGTATTAGTGCGCTTCCCGCAAATCTTGCACCAACGCGTGCATGGCATTTGCCAAGCTTTCAACCAAGCAATTGAAGAGTACCAATATCCAAATAAATACCTGCTGGTATACCCAATTAAAGTAAACCAACAGCGTGAAGTGGTTGATGAGATCTTAGCAAGCCAAGCACAGCTAGAAAATAAACAGCTGGGCCTTGAAGCAGGCAGTAAGCCAGAGCTATTAGCAGTATTGGCACTGGCTCAACAAGGCAGCTCCGTGATCGTGTGTAATGGCTACAAAGACCGTGAATACGTGCGCCTTGCACTGATCGGTGAAAAGCTAGGCCACAAAGTATTTATCGTACTAGAGAAGCTATCTGAGCTTGATCTGGTACTTGAAGAAGCAAAAAGCTTGGGTGTAACACCACGTCTTGGTTTGCGTATCCGCCTTGCGTCTCAAGGTGCAGGTAAATGGCAAGCAAGCGGGGGTGAGAAATCGAAGTTCGGTCTATCGGCATCTCAAGTATTGAGCGTGATTGATCGTCTAAAACGCGAAGACCAGCTGGACACCATGCAATTGGTTCACTTCCACCTTGGCTCACAGATGGCAAACATCCGTGACGTGCGTAATGGTGTAAACGAATCAGCACGTTTCTACTGTGAATTACGTGCCATGGGTGCAAACATTGATTACTTCGATGTTGGCGGCGGTTTAGCAGTAGACTACGACGGCACACGTAGCCAATCTTCGAACTCGATGAACTACGGCCTTGCAGAATACGCGCGCAACATCGTGAATACGGTAGGTGATGTGTGTCAGCAGTACGAACAACCGATGCCAGTGATCATCTCTGAATCGGGTCGCTCTCTAACGGCACACCACGCGGTGTTGATTTCTAATGTTATTGGCACAGAAACGTACCAACCGGAAGAAGTGTTCGAGCCAGCGGTAGATGCTCCGTTCTTGCTACAAAACATGTGGCGAAACTGGGAGAACCTGCAAGATGGTACGGATGCGCGTGCATTAATTGAAATTTACAACGATACCCAAAGCGATTTGGCTGAGGTTCACTCACAATTCGCTACTGGCGTACTGAACCTTGAACAACGTGCGTGGGCAGAACAACTGTCGCTGCGCATTTACTTCGAGCTAAGCCGTCAAATGAGTACCAAGAACCGTTTCCACCGTCCTATTTTGGATGAGTTGAGCGAACGTCTTGCGGACAAGTTCTTCGTGAACTTCTCTCTTTTCCAATCCCTGCCAGATGCATGGGGTATTGATCAGGTGTTCCCTGTTCTGCCTCTTTCTGGTCTTGGTGATGTGGAAGAGCGTCGTGCGGTGATGTTGGACATCACTTGTGACTCCGATGGTGTGATTGACCATTACGTTGATGGCCAAGGTATCGAGAGCACACTACCAGTACCAGCATGGAGCAAAGACAAACCGTACCTAATGGGCTTCTTCCTAGTAGGCGCATACCAAGAGATCCTTGGTGACATGCACAACCTATTTGGTGATACCCACAGTGCAGTAGTCAATGTTGATGAAGAAGGTCAGTTTGAGATCAGCTACATCAACGAAGGTGATAGCGTAGAAGACATGATGCGCTACGTTCATATCGACGTAGATGCGATTCGTGACAATTACAAACAATTGGTTTCAGCACGTGTTAAAGCCAGTGAACAAGAACAAATCCTAGCTGAACTAGAACAAGGTTTGGCAGGCTACACCTATTTAGAGGACTTCTGA
- a CDS encoding S9 family peptidase, giving the protein MRFTLTTLAVSVALVAGCSNQGLPTMNHYSQSQLVAQQTQAPVAKKVPHAMNIHGDTRVDNYYWMRDDERQDLEILQHLEQENQYAETVLKHTEVLQKQLFEEIKGRIAKNDNSVPVRKGSYYYSNEVTGDNEYEVHLRAKDFVGTDKQVILDVNELAKEHEFFSIGGLYVSPNENMLAYGEDTLSRRIYTIKIKDLTTGEYLKDEIEGASSAIAWQNDNQAFYYIKKDPQTLLGYQVYRHVLGTAQTSDELIYEETDSAYYTFLSKSKDGEQVYIWHSSTETSGVSVIDANNPNAKAEAFYPRETGIEYSIAKLGDWYYIYTNYQAVNFRLMKVKSEEMHDHSKWVDVIPADDNTQLVDFDLFDDHLIYEQRTNGLSTVKVRQLSTGKEFPLEFNDTAFAAYLTGNYELDNSKVRIYYSSLTTPGTYYDFDLNTGESEIMKQTPVLGDFDADNYQSERIMVTARDGKQVPVSLVYRKDLFKKDGTNPIYQYGYGSYGSTIEPTFRSTRLSLLDRGFVYAIAHIRGSEMLGRPWYEDGKKLTKQNTFNDFIDVTKGLVEEGYGAKDKVFAVGGSAGGLLMGAIINQAPELYRGIGAHVPFVDVVTTMLDESIPLTTNEYDEWGNPNDKTYYDYMLSYSPYDNVKAQNYPNMLVTTGLHDSQVQYFEPMKWVAKLREMKTDDNVLLFKTDMEAGHGGASGRFKRLKEDALEYAFFLDLLETK; this is encoded by the coding sequence ATGCGTTTCACTTTAACCACGTTGGCCGTATCGGTCGCGCTAGTCGCCGGATGCAGCAATCAAGGATTACCAACCATGAACCATTACTCCCAATCGCAACTTGTTGCTCAACAAACCCAAGCACCCGTTGCTAAAAAAGTCCCTCATGCAATGAATATTCATGGTGATACACGAGTCGATAATTACTACTGGATGCGTGATGATGAGCGCCAAGACTTAGAAATCTTGCAACACCTTGAACAAGAGAATCAATACGCAGAAACCGTTTTAAAACACACCGAAGTACTGCAAAAACAGCTGTTTGAAGAGATCAAAGGTCGTATTGCGAAAAATGACAATTCGGTTCCAGTTCGTAAAGGCAGTTACTACTACTCAAATGAAGTGACGGGCGATAACGAATACGAAGTACACCTGCGTGCGAAAGACTTTGTCGGTACAGACAAGCAAGTCATTCTAGATGTTAACGAGCTGGCAAAAGAGCATGAGTTCTTTAGCATTGGCGGCCTATACGTGAGCCCAAATGAAAACATGCTGGCTTACGGTGAAGATACGCTGAGCCGCCGTATTTACACCATCAAGATCAAAGACCTCACGACGGGCGAATATCTAAAAGATGAAATTGAAGGCGCCTCAAGCGCAATCGCATGGCAAAACGATAACCAAGCCTTCTACTACATCAAGAAAGACCCGCAAACACTGTTGGGTTATCAAGTTTACCGCCATGTCTTGGGCACAGCTCAAACAAGCGATGAGCTAATCTACGAAGAAACCGATAGCGCTTACTACACCTTCTTGAGTAAGAGTAAAGACGGTGAGCAAGTTTACATTTGGCACTCAAGCACAGAGACAAGTGGCGTATCTGTGATTGATGCTAACAACCCGAACGCCAAAGCCGAAGCTTTCTACCCTAGAGAAACTGGCATTGAGTACAGCATCGCCAAACTGGGAGATTGGTACTACATCTACACTAACTACCAAGCTGTCAACTTTCGTTTGATGAAAGTGAAATCAGAAGAGATGCATGACCACTCTAAATGGGTCGATGTCATTCCTGCCGACGACAACACCCAGCTGGTCGATTTCGACTTGTTCGACGACCACCTTATTTACGAGCAACGCACAAACGGCTTATCCACCGTCAAGGTTCGCCAACTATCGACGGGCAAAGAATTCCCACTTGAATTTAATGACACCGCGTTTGCGGCTTACCTGACAGGCAACTACGAATTAGATAACTCAAAAGTTCGTATCTACTACAGCAGCCTGACTACACCGGGTACTTACTATGATTTCGACCTGAATACAGGTGAATCAGAAATCATGAAACAAACACCAGTGCTGGGTGACTTTGATGCCGATAACTACCAGTCAGAGCGAATCATGGTGACAGCTCGTGATGGTAAACAAGTGCCAGTTTCATTGGTTTACCGTAAAGACCTCTTCAAGAAAGACGGCACCAATCCAATCTACCAGTACGGTTACGGCTCATACGGCTCCACTATCGAGCCAACATTCCGTTCAACTCGTTTGAGCTTACTTGATCGCGGATTCGTGTACGCAATCGCGCATATTCGTGGTTCAGAAATGCTTGGACGTCCTTGGTATGAAGACGGGAAAAAGCTGACTAAACAAAACACCTTCAATGATTTTATCGATGTAACCAAAGGACTGGTTGAAGAAGGCTACGGGGCCAAAGATAAAGTCTTTGCTGTCGGAGGCTCCGCAGGTGGCCTGCTAATGGGTGCAATCATCAACCAAGCACCAGAGCTTTACCGTGGTATTGGCGCGCACGTTCCGTTTGTTGATGTCGTGACGACCATGCTGGATGAGTCGATTCCTCTCACGACCAACGAATACGATGAGTGGGGTAATCCAAACGACAAAACCTACTACGACTACATGCTGAGCTACTCACCGTACGACAACGTGAAAGCTCAAAACTACCCGAACATGTTAGTGACAACAGGTTTGCATGACTCACAGGTGCAATACTTTGAGCCGATGAAGTGGGTAGCCAAACTTCGTGAAATGAAGACTGATGATAATGTCTTGCTGTTCAAAACCGATATGGAAGCAGGCCATGGCGGCGCTTCTGGTCGATTCAAACGATTAAAAGAAGACGCGCTTGAGTACGCTTTCTTCCTAGATCTGTTGGAGACAAAATAA
- a CDS encoding ATP-dependent zinc protease — protein sequence MNQKMIIGNAEAICLPELGITHLEARIDTGAQTSSLHVDNLECTEQDGQSYVEFDLHPDVYHLEQVVRCKAPLKANRKVKSSNGTFEHRCVITTMLRMGDQEWPIDITLTNREKMTYMMLLGRQGMADKVLVDPSQSHLLAP from the coding sequence ATGAATCAGAAAATGATCATTGGGAACGCCGAAGCAATTTGCTTACCTGAGTTAGGGATTACTCATCTTGAAGCGCGTATTGATACAGGCGCACAGACTTCTTCTCTGCACGTAGATAACCTAGAGTGCACAGAGCAAGACGGTCAGTCATACGTAGAATTCGATCTACACCCAGATGTTTACCACTTAGAACAAGTGGTTCGCTGTAAAGCTCCACTGAAGGCGAACCGCAAAGTGAAATCATCAAACGGAACGTTCGAGCACCGCTGCGTGATCACGACAATGCTACGCATGGGCGACCAAGAGTGGCCTATCGACATCACGCTGACTAACCGTGAAAAGATGACCTACATGATGTTGCTAGGTCGTCAGGGTATGGCAGACAAAGTTCTGGTAGACCCGAGCCAATCTCACTTATTGGCTCCATAA
- the speB gene encoding agmatinase, producing MNDLFTKTDYSLYSNSMSFLRRPYIKNPVSADADVVVLGVPLDMATSGRPGARMGPDAIRRASVNLAWEGKKFPWDFNVFDKLKVIDAGDLVFDCGDAEDFTYRLEAATSEILKSGKTMLGLGGDHFITLPILRAYAKHHGQMALIHFDAHTDTYANGSSYDHGTMFYHAQKEGLISAKNSVQIGIRTEYDQQDHGFNVINAMQANDMSVEEILAEIRRTVADKPVYVTFDIDCLDPAFAPGTGTPVCGGLNSDKILKIIRGFAGMNIVGMDVVEVSPPYDHSDVTALAGATIALELLYAYASGRE from the coding sequence ATGAATGATTTGTTTACTAAAACCGATTATTCGCTTTACTCCAACTCTATGTCGTTTCTACGTCGACCATACATCAAAAATCCAGTATCGGCAGACGCAGACGTTGTAGTGCTGGGGGTTCCTCTGGACATGGCGACTTCTGGTCGTCCTGGTGCGCGTATGGGTCCAGATGCGATCCGCCGTGCGTCAGTAAACCTTGCTTGGGAAGGCAAAAAGTTCCCTTGGGACTTCAACGTATTTGATAAATTGAAAGTGATCGACGCAGGTGACCTTGTGTTCGATTGTGGTGATGCTGAAGATTTCACTTACCGCCTAGAAGCAGCAACAAGTGAGATTCTAAAGAGCGGAAAGACAATGCTAGGCTTGGGTGGTGATCACTTCATCACGCTACCAATCCTACGTGCTTACGCAAAACACCATGGTCAAATGGCACTAATTCACTTCGATGCGCACACTGACACATACGCAAACGGCAGTTCTTACGACCACGGTACTATGTTCTACCATGCGCAAAAAGAAGGCCTGATCTCTGCAAAGAACTCAGTTCAAATTGGTATTCGTACTGAATATGACCAACAAGATCACGGCTTCAATGTGATCAACGCGATGCAAGCGAACGACATGTCGGTAGAAGAGATTCTGGCAGAGATTCGTCGCACAGTTGCGGATAAGCCTGTGTATGTCACTTTTGACATCGACTGTCTGGATCCAGCATTTGCACCGGGTACAGGTACACCAGTTTGTGGTGGTCTGAACTCAGATAAAATTCTGAAGATCATTCGTGGTTTCGCTGGCATGAACATCGTAGGTATGGACGTGGTAGAAGTCTCTCCTCCTTACGACCACAGCGATGTAACGGCCTTGGCTGGCGCGACTATCGCACTTGAGTTGCTTTACGCCTACGCTTCAGGTCGTGAATAA
- a CDS encoding MBL fold metallo-hydrolase, with protein MYLAEYPDKLMLLDGASRADIPHLKDFIEHQLNRPFTDLKLVVVTHMHPDHAGAAHKLRDLTGCQLLAAKRETHWYGGLDGWLMHLTDLILARWMANRMRKPKCNLWYSRKLRPDIELVDGEVIPGFTDWQILETPGHTDRDLSVYHAEQDVLYVADLMVQVKSHLVAPFPIFHPNQYRRSLKRVFEMNPSCLLAAHGGEVEFDEDAYQHIINTAPVRPITHWRVTKIKLKGLMRSVLRRKNDKQEKGS; from the coding sequence ATGTATCTTGCCGAGTACCCAGACAAATTAATGCTGCTTGATGGCGCCAGTCGAGCGGATATCCCTCATCTTAAAGATTTTATCGAGCATCAGCTCAATCGACCGTTCACTGACCTAAAACTGGTCGTCGTTACCCACATGCACCCAGACCACGCTGGTGCAGCGCACAAGTTACGAGATCTCACTGGTTGTCAGCTTCTGGCAGCAAAGCGAGAAACGCACTGGTATGGTGGTTTAGATGGTTGGTTGATGCATCTTACGGATTTGATTTTGGCGCGTTGGATGGCGAACCGAATGCGCAAACCTAAGTGTAACCTTTGGTATTCACGAAAACTAAGACCGGATATCGAGCTGGTGGATGGAGAGGTGATTCCCGGTTTTACTGATTGGCAGATATTGGAAACACCGGGGCATACTGATAGAGATTTATCGGTTTATCATGCTGAGCAAGATGTGCTTTATGTCGCGGATTTGATGGTGCAGGTAAAAAGCCATTTGGTTGCGCCGTTTCCTATTTTTCATCCCAACCAATATCGCCGTTCGTTAAAGCGCGTTTTTGAGATGAATCCGAGTTGTTTATTGGCCGCACATGGTGGTGAAGTTGAGTTTGATGAAGACGCGTATCAACACATCATCAATACCGCACCGGTTAGACCCATTACGCACTGGCGAGTGACGAAGATAAAACTGAAAGGATTAATGCGATCTGTACTGAGAAGAAAGAACGATAAACAGGAGAAGGGCAGTTAG
- the rimK gene encoding 30S ribosomal protein S6--L-glutamate ligase: protein MRIAILSRNENLYSTMRLKQAGEERGHQVDVIDTLHCYMDITSNNPKIRYKGEELPKYDAVIPRIGASITFYGTAVVRQFEMMGTFCVNESVAISRSRDKLRSMQLLSRKGIGLPRTGFAHHPDNIQDVIKNVGGAPLVIKLLEGTQGIGVVLAETTKAAESVIEAFMGLKANIMVQEFIEEANGADIRCFVVGNKVIAAMKRQAKEGEFRSNLHRGGSAELVKLTKEERATAINAAKVMGLNLCGVDILQSKNGPVVMEVNSSPGLEGIETATEKDVAGMIFDFIEKNAKPNANRTRGKG from the coding sequence ATGCGTATTGCTATTCTTTCTCGTAATGAGAATCTATATTCAACCATGCGCCTAAAGCAGGCGGGTGAAGAACGCGGACATCAAGTTGATGTTATCGATACTCTGCACTGTTATATGGATATTACGAGTAACAACCCTAAGATTCGTTACAAGGGTGAAGAATTGCCAAAGTATGACGCGGTTATTCCACGCATCGGTGCATCTATCACTTTCTACGGTACAGCGGTTGTACGTCAATTTGAAATGATGGGCACATTCTGTGTAAACGAGTCAGTAGCAATCAGCCGCTCTCGTGACAAGCTACGCTCTATGCAGCTGCTATCGCGCAAAGGCATTGGTCTACCTCGCACAGGTTTTGCTCACCATCCTGACAACATTCAGGACGTGATCAAAAACGTTGGCGGTGCACCTTTGGTTATCAAGCTACTTGAAGGTACTCAAGGTATCGGCGTTGTACTTGCTGAAACAACAAAAGCGGCAGAAAGCGTAATCGAAGCATTCATGGGTCTAAAAGCGAACATCATGGTGCAAGAGTTCATTGAAGAAGCAAATGGTGCTGATATCCGCTGCTTCGTTGTAGGTAACAAAGTTATCGCAGCAATGAAGCGTCAAGCTAAAGAAGGTGAGTTCCGTTCTAACCTTCACCGTGGTGGTTCTGCTGAGCTAGTAAAACTAACCAAAGAAGAGCGCGCAACCGCGATCAACGCAGCAAAAGTCATGGGGCTAAACCTATGTGGTGTTGATATTCTTCAATCGAAAAACGGCCCTGTTGTGATGGAAGTGAACTCTTCTCCAGGTCTTGAAGGCATCGAAACTGCAACAGAAAAAGACGTTGCAGGCATGATCTTCGACTTCATCGAGAAGAACGCAAAACCAAACGCTAACCGTACACGCGGTAAAGGCTGA
- a CDS encoding TetR/AcrR family transcriptional regulator has protein sequence MNVKRKSRSETKREAILCAAKQAFQEFGVQNTSMDKLSSIAQVSKRTVYNHFPSKEAIVTELLTELWRSSMMDSDIERLPTLPLKQQLIELLYSEIVVVTEPNYIELAKVAFGHFLFKPEDLKEQAERMSKQETALHRWLTEHAQNGALKIEDVGVASIQLHNLLKGSAFWPQLMGMRASLTEEESRALATQTAVLFLSHYKNN, from the coding sequence ATGAATGTAAAAAGAAAAAGTCGTAGCGAGACCAAAAGAGAAGCGATTCTATGCGCGGCGAAACAAGCGTTTCAAGAATTTGGGGTGCAAAACACCAGCATGGATAAGCTGTCTTCAATCGCTCAAGTATCAAAGCGAACCGTCTATAATCACTTCCCTTCTAAAGAGGCGATCGTGACCGAGTTGCTGACGGAGCTTTGGCGCTCATCAATGATGGACAGCGATATTGAACGTTTACCCACACTGCCGCTGAAACAGCAATTGATTGAATTGCTCTACAGTGAGATCGTCGTCGTAACGGAACCTAACTACATTGAATTAGCAAAAGTCGCGTTTGGACACTTTTTGTTTAAGCCGGAAGATCTCAAAGAACAAGCTGAACGCATGTCAAAACAAGAAACCGCGTTACATCGTTGGCTCACCGAACATGCCCAAAACGGTGCGCTTAAGATCGAAGATGTGGGTGTGGCAAGCATTCAGCTACATAACTTACTTAAAGGCAGTGCATTCTGGCCACAGTTAATGGGGATGCGTGCTTCTTTAACAGAGGAAGAGTCCAGAGCGCTAGCCACCCAAACGGCTGTACTCTTCTTAAGTCACTATAAAAACAACTAA